From the genome of Kosmotoga arenicorallina S304, one region includes:
- a CDS encoding DNA-3-methyladenine glycosylase family protein yields the protein MVKLEIRAPEIFDLDATLDCGQTFRWTKEDDCWTGVVRDTALILKQEGKIVKVIASADTLLGEDLDVGLKDYLGFEDPLEEILAELEKLSKSLPEPARSISLKSIEEGRGLRILRQNPFEMTVEYIISTRNNIPTIRRMANALSALFPENRISLNGKMFYAFPDLVQLKKLSINQLKELKLAFRVPWLYELFQNTNSEEFFVQLENLSLNEKLEALMKRKGIGYKVASCVTLFGYAELNSFPVDVWIKRVMKDLFNIEGSTKKVMEYGMEKFYPYAGYYQELLFRYYRRKFGRGKR from the coding sequence ATGGTAAAGCTTGAAATTCGAGCTCCTGAAATCTTTGACCTTGATGCAACCTTGGATTGCGGTCAAACCTTTCGGTGGACAAAAGAAGACGATTGCTGGACGGGAGTCGTTAGAGATACTGCACTGATCTTAAAGCAAGAGGGAAAGATTGTTAAAGTTATTGCCTCAGCTGACACTTTGCTGGGCGAAGATCTCGATGTAGGCTTAAAAGACTATCTTGGGTTTGAGGATCCTCTTGAAGAAATCTTAGCTGAACTGGAAAAGCTTTCAAAAAGCCTTCCCGAACCTGCCAGAAGCATTTCGTTGAAATCTATTGAAGAGGGCAGGGGTTTGAGAATTTTAAGACAGAATCCCTTTGAAATGACTGTGGAGTATATCATTTCAACACGCAATAACATTCCAACTATTAGGAGAATGGCCAATGCGCTTTCTGCACTTTTTCCGGAAAATCGCATAAGTCTTAACGGGAAGATGTTTTACGCTTTCCCTGATTTGGTTCAGCTAAAAAAGTTATCAATAAATCAGCTGAAGGAATTAAAACTCGCCTTTCGAGTTCCATGGCTTTACGAGCTATTTCAAAACACCAATTCTGAAGAATTCTTTGTGCAATTGGAGAATTTATCTCTTAACGAAAAACTGGAAGCACTTATGAAACGAAAAGGGATTGGTTATAAAGTTGCGAGTTGTGTTACACTCTTTGGCTATGCTGAACTCAATTCATTTCCCGTTGATGTGTGGATAAAAAGGGTTATGAAAGATCTTTTCAATATCGAAGGAAGCACAAAGAAAGTCATGGAGTATGGAATGGAAAAATTTTATCCCTATGCGGGGTATTATCAGGAGCTTTTGTTCAGGTATTATCGAAGAAAATTCGGGAGAGGGAAACGATGA
- a CDS encoding epoxyqueuosine reductase QueH gives MILLHVCCAPDEVIALEHFSEREKEEVTAFFFNPNIFPYLEYVKRLNAFYKVSRSYSVSFVEGIYESSFGARVLSRFAAEPEGGRRCYYCIKYRLAVTAKYAKNSGYEAFSTTLLSSPKKNPELIHRAGYEVERASGIKYIPFDFRNGIDHKKIREVLKDVYKQDYCGCVFGLREQVIKKLERDKKDQMQLKECFPQYEHLWRFRGRKLDLTMLKIDGREELKRFLEILKPSSLVVGTELMKDFGLTGKWLKCGKYNCKIERR, from the coding sequence TTGATCCTGTTGCACGTGTGTTGCGCGCCGGATGAAGTAATTGCTCTGGAACATTTTTCAGAGAGAGAAAAAGAAGAGGTAACGGCTTTTTTCTTTAATCCGAACATTTTTCCATATTTGGAGTATGTAAAAAGGTTAAATGCCTTTTATAAAGTCAGCAGAAGCTATTCGGTGTCTTTTGTTGAAGGTATATATGAAAGTAGTTTCGGCGCCAGAGTGCTTTCAAGATTTGCGGCAGAACCTGAAGGAGGCAGGCGCTGTTATTACTGTATAAAATATCGTCTGGCTGTTACGGCAAAGTATGCAAAAAACTCTGGATACGAAGCCTTTTCTACAACGCTTCTTTCCAGTCCGAAGAAAAATCCCGAGCTAATTCACCGTGCTGGCTACGAAGTGGAAAGGGCATCTGGTATAAAATATATACCCTTTGACTTTCGAAATGGTATTGATCACAAAAAAATCAGGGAAGTTCTAAAAGACGTTTATAAGCAGGATTACTGCGGTTGCGTATTTGGACTAAGAGAACAGGTCATCAAAAAGCTGGAAAGGGACAAAAAGGATCAAATGCAACTCAAAGAGTGTTTTCCTCAGTACGAGCACCTGTGGCGATTTAGAGGAAGAAAATTGGATTTGACTATGCTAAAGATAGATGGCAGAGAGGAATTAAAGAGATTTCTGGAAATCCTTAAACCTTCCTCTCTTGTGGTAGGAACAGAGCTCATGAAAGATTTTGGCCTGACTGGAAAGTGGCTCAAGTGTGGAAAATATAATTGCAAAATTGAAAGGAGATAA
- a CDS encoding ComEA family DNA-binding protein — protein MRKLSTKEAQILGAILFIFILALIAFLGPDNIDESVASEKIPGMETKEIYPIDINKADAKTLELLPNIGPSKAKSIIAYRENKGGFSSVDELLNVSGIGQATLDKIREFITVSNNSIAEEKREIQRKLDLNKASVEELISLPGIGEIKAKSIIDYRETHGGFGSIEELKEVNGIGDKTFSKLKELIFVGTTRLEKTPAKTLINVNRASAQELEKLPGIGPTLAERIIRYREEHGSFRELSELEAVKGIGEATLRKIGEMVEF, from the coding sequence ATGAGAAAGCTCTCAACAAAAGAGGCTCAAATTCTCGGGGCAATCCTTTTTATATTTATCCTAGCTCTTATAGCTTTTCTCGGACCGGATAATATAGATGAAAGCGTTGCTTCAGAGAAAATCCCTGGAATGGAGACGAAAGAAATCTACCCGATAGATATTAACAAAGCCGATGCAAAAACGCTTGAGCTTTTGCCAAACATAGGTCCGTCAAAAGCAAAAAGCATAATCGCTTACCGTGAAAACAAAGGTGGTTTCAGCAGTGTTGATGAGCTTTTGAATGTAAGCGGAATTGGCCAGGCAACTCTGGATAAAATCAGGGAATTCATAACGGTAAGCAATAACTCAATAGCTGAAGAGAAAAGGGAAATACAAAGAAAGCTGGATCTCAATAAAGCTTCGGTGGAAGAGTTAATATCACTGCCTGGAATTGGAGAAATCAAAGCGAAAAGTATTATCGATTACAGGGAAACTCATGGTGGGTTTGGCAGTATCGAGGAATTGAAAGAAGTAAATGGCATAGGAGACAAGACTTTTTCTAAATTAAAGGAACTCATTTTTGTTGGTACAACCCGGTTAGAGAAAACACCAGCAAAGACCCTGATAAATGTAAACCGAGCAAGCGCTCAGGAGCTCGAAAAGCTGCCCGGAATTGGACCTACACTTGCTGAAAGAATTATCCGGTATAGAGAAGAACATGGTTCTTTCAGGGAATTATCCGAATTGGAAGCCGTAAAGGGAATAGGGGAAGCAACCCTGCGAAAAATAGGGGAGATGGTTGAATTTTGA
- a CDS encoding sporulation protein, whose translation MKEKALNVVIRILIIIILGLSIFTFLLGGYAYMLKKEAENYRLIIEEIRSNFLPEDNEIVSDSTPMATEFSEITGSSSRVTIKKPDEVKPIKSFFLESFDYNRLILKSFDYLIKGTDFSYVAVDTNIAFKLCVEVGELNYFITKIEDDLYGVASLKGIPLDGLYPSRVVYGLQLVSHTFADGIAPQVINLRAKGYPAFIYRWTTTDNRTFYSAILGLFPDLDAVREYSNNLNVAEVEELTGWRIADRFPRRIE comes from the coding sequence ATGAAAGAAAAAGCGCTGAATGTTGTGATTAGGATTTTGATAATAATCATCCTTGGACTTTCAATATTTACCTTTTTATTGGGCGGTTATGCTTATATGTTGAAAAAAGAAGCTGAAAATTATCGTTTGATAATAGAGGAAATACGTTCGAATTTTTTGCCTGAAGATAATGAGATTGTGAGCGATTCTACGCCAATGGCAACTGAATTTTCAGAGATTACCGGGAGTTCATCAAGAGTTACCATAAAAAAACCCGATGAGGTAAAGCCAATCAAGAGTTTCTTCCTTGAGAGCTTTGATTATAACAGGCTTATTTTGAAGTCTTTTGATTATTTGATCAAAGGAACGGACTTTTCGTATGTCGCAGTAGATACGAATATCGCTTTTAAGCTCTGTGTTGAAGTTGGTGAATTGAATTATTTCATAACGAAGATAGAAGATGATCTATACGGTGTGGCTTCTCTGAAAGGTATACCGCTGGATGGATTGTACCCTTCAAGGGTTGTTTATGGTTTGCAACTGGTTTCGCACACTTTTGCCGATGGTATTGCACCGCAGGTAATAAACCTGAGAGCCAAAGGTTATCCGGCTTTCATCTATAGGTGGACAACAACAGACAACCGGACCTTTTATTCGGCAATTTTGGGGCTTTTTCCAGATCTTGATGCAGTTAGAGAATATTCCAATAATCTAAACGTTGCGGAAGTGGAGGAATTAACAGGATGGAGGATAGCCGATAGGTTTCCAAGAAGGATAGAATAG
- a CDS encoding dehydroquinate synthase/iron-containing alcohol dehydrogenase family protein, whose product MKTLSFELRKEQRCEIIFGKNIDVVSPESIFVMDSGLNNLMPKKSGDVHVLPGGEHVKSIDRVFELYQLFRTKGQSRVVALGGGAIIDLAGYSAFSHSQIEEFYAVPSTSLSQTLLPLHGKFYINFEFKKDMLAIYGLPDKIYIDPGLSYSRFLERGNCELMPFLFIAYSYDEHAFRYLERLFGSSEKLSIDAWSDIIWIVIKLYSERVNDSPGVIGMRFANILESAFRLKLDFLNALAFGVVFEIWLGKIFGVVKGEENLLGLLRKFWSRQWPLRLDFSSINEYLSQIKKLELEIPCFGNAFHEKINAEDFFSLLKDHGKELESLL is encoded by the coding sequence ATGAAGACGCTTTCTTTTGAATTACGTAAAGAGCAGCGTTGCGAAATTATTTTCGGAAAAAATATCGATGTCGTTTCGCCGGAGTCCATTTTTGTGATGGACTCCGGTCTCAATAATCTCATGCCCAAAAAATCCGGTGATGTCCATGTTTTGCCCGGTGGTGAACACGTTAAATCAATCGATAGGGTTTTTGAGCTGTATCAACTCTTCAGAACAAAGGGACAATCCAGGGTTGTTGCCCTTGGAGGCGGAGCTATCATCGATCTGGCAGGTTATTCTGCTTTCAGCCACAGTCAGATAGAAGAGTTCTACGCCGTGCCTTCAACGAGTCTTTCACAAACCCTTCTGCCATTACATGGAAAATTTTACATTAACTTCGAATTCAAAAAGGATATGCTTGCAATCTATGGATTACCCGATAAGATTTATATCGATCCCGGATTAAGCTATTCGAGATTTTTAGAGCGGGGAAATTGTGAATTGATGCCTTTTTTATTCATTGCATATTCTTATGACGAACATGCGTTTCGCTATCTTGAACGCCTATTTGGAAGCAGCGAAAAACTTTCCATTGACGCCTGGTCGGATATTATATGGATTGTAATAAAACTTTATTCGGAGAGGGTAAATGACAGCCCGGGTGTAATCGGTATGAGATTCGCAAATATCCTGGAATCTGCTTTCAGGCTAAAACTGGATTTTCTCAATGCGCTTGCCTTTGGTGTCGTGTTTGAGATATGGCTTGGAAAAATTTTTGGGGTTGTTAAAGGCGAAGAGAACCTGCTGGGGCTTTTAAGAAAATTCTGGAGCAGGCAATGGCCTCTTCGGCTTGATTTTAGTTCGATTAACGAGTATCTCTCACAGATAAAGAAGCTGGAACTGGAGATTCCATGTTTTGGAAATGCTTTTCATGAAAAAATCAACGCAGAGGATTTCTTTAGTTTGCTAAAAGACCATGGTAAAGAATTGGAGAGTTTATTATGA
- a CDS encoding M42 family metallopeptidase gives MKELIKKFTEVSSPSGREDRIRETIITEIKDHVDGYRVDALGNLIAWKKGTSGKKLLFDAHMDEIGVVVTHVDDNGFLRVEMIGGVSPYVLLGTRIKFETGVVGVVGVEGETGKEYAENIKSLAFDVIYVDIGATDKKDALQKAPIGTFGTYDATFLDHGKRLVSKAMDDRIACAILVQLAKELKEPKDDIYFVFSVQEEVGLVGASVAAFDIKPDMAIALDVTAGPDTPKAFKRMGFKLGAGPTIKIKDKASISSSQVVKKLTEVATKNGIPYQYEILIFGGTNARGYQLTGSGIASGTVSVPTRYVHTPHEMVDYDDVLHTVTLLKKLAEEGVV, from the coding sequence ATGAAAGAGCTTATAAAGAAATTTACCGAAGTTTCATCGCCAAGCGGCAGGGAAGACAGAATAAGAGAAACCATTATCACAGAAATAAAAGACCATGTCGATGGTTACAGAGTAGATGCCCTGGGAAATCTAATCGCATGGAAAAAAGGCACATCAGGAAAAAAGCTTCTTTTCGATGCACATATGGATGAAATTGGTGTGGTTGTAACGCATGTGGACGACAACGGCTTTCTCAGAGTGGAAATGATAGGTGGGGTATCCCCTTATGTCCTTCTTGGCACCAGAATAAAATTTGAAACGGGTGTTGTCGGTGTTGTCGGTGTTGAAGGGGAAACAGGCAAGGAATACGCTGAGAATATAAAGAGCCTTGCTTTTGATGTTATTTACGTTGACATTGGCGCTACTGACAAAAAGGATGCCTTGCAAAAAGCACCTATTGGCACTTTTGGAACATATGACGCCACTTTTCTGGACCACGGCAAGCGCCTTGTGTCAAAAGCTATGGATGACCGCATTGCCTGTGCCATACTGGTTCAACTGGCAAAAGAACTCAAAGAACCTAAGGATGATATTTATTTTGTTTTCAGCGTACAGGAAGAAGTGGGACTGGTGGGAGCGAGTGTCGCAGCTTTTGATATAAAACCGGATATGGCAATAGCCCTTGATGTAACAGCTGGTCCGGATACACCCAAAGCATTCAAAAGGATGGGCTTCAAGCTCGGTGCAGGGCCAACGATAAAAATAAAGGATAAGGCTAGTATCAGTTCTTCACAGGTTGTGAAGAAACTAACAGAAGTGGCCACAAAGAACGGAATTCCGTACCAATATGAAATTCTCATTTTTGGCGGTACGAATGCCAGAGGATACCAGTTGACGGGCTCAGGTATTGCTTCCGGAACAGTGTCGGTTCCTACAAGATATGTGCACACGCCCCATGAGATGGTTGATTACGATGATGTGCTGCACACTGTTACCCTTTTGAAGAAACTCGCTGAAGAAGGAGTAGTATGA
- a CDS encoding M42 family metallopeptidase produces MKFELLKKLSEIPGISGFEEPVADFIEEEIKGKVDNYWRDSVGNLIALKKGKGENTKKLMLLAHMDEVGLMISKINKDGTLGITRVGGVDPRVLIGKKVLVGKDLLEGVIGFKAIHLQSDDSLFKAPDYKNLSIYAGFNSKEEASGKVKVGDPVYFNTQYEEVGHYALGKAFDDRSGCVVLLEVLKALEDISLEHDVYFSWVVQEEVGLRGSGVAASQVVPDAAIVFENTTAGDNPEIPESRWATRLGEGPALTFAHGGLVLNRRIFDVIKATAERHDIPYQYKARLAGGTDAARLARVLSGIPSGVISTPSRYIHSPVSMIDTRDFSAVIELAKILVIEGKVLPE; encoded by the coding sequence ATGAAGTTTGAGCTTCTAAAAAAGCTGTCCGAAATTCCCGGAATTTCCGGATTTGAAGAACCCGTCGCTGATTTTATTGAAGAAGAGATAAAGGGAAAAGTAGATAATTACTGGCGAGACAGTGTCGGAAACCTAATTGCTCTGAAAAAAGGAAAAGGCGAAAACACCAAAAAGCTGATGCTCTTAGCACATATGGACGAAGTTGGACTTATGATTTCGAAGATAAACAAAGATGGCACATTGGGTATAACCCGCGTTGGTGGGGTCGACCCGAGGGTGCTTATCGGTAAAAAAGTATTGGTTGGCAAAGACCTTCTTGAGGGCGTTATTGGATTTAAGGCTATTCATCTTCAAAGCGATGATTCCCTGTTTAAGGCTCCTGATTACAAAAATCTAAGTATTTATGCGGGTTTTAATTCCAAGGAGGAAGCATCCGGAAAGGTAAAAGTGGGAGATCCGGTTTATTTTAACACACAGTATGAAGAAGTGGGTCATTATGCGCTGGGAAAGGCTTTTGATGATAGAAGCGGATGTGTGGTCCTTTTAGAAGTTTTAAAAGCTCTCGAAGATATAAGTCTTGAACACGATGTCTACTTTTCCTGGGTAGTGCAGGAGGAAGTTGGGCTCAGGGGAAGCGGTGTTGCCGCAAGCCAGGTTGTGCCTGATGCGGCTATTGTTTTTGAAAACACAACCGCTGGTGACAATCCGGAAATACCTGAGAGCCGCTGGGCCACAAGGCTTGGAGAGGGACCAGCCCTGACCTTTGCGCATGGCGGTCTCGTACTGAACCGGAGGATTTTTGATGTTATCAAGGCAACCGCTGAAAGGCATGATATCCCGTATCAGTATAAAGCGAGGTTAGCTGGTGGAACGGACGCTGCCAGGCTCGCGAGAGTTCTTTCTGGCATTCCGTCCGGTGTTATTTCAACTCCTTCGCGTTATATTCATTCACCTGTTTCGATGATAGATACCAGAGACTTTTCAGCGGTTATAGAGCTTGCAAAGATTCTTGTGATTGAAGGGAAGGTGCTACCTGAATGA
- a CDS encoding M42 family metallopeptidase encodes MKITELLRDLSNSFGPVGYEDETRQLIHERISPFVDEVNIDSMGNLIALKKGNTGKRVAIFTHMDEISLVISKTDERGFARFEGLGGIDPKVLISQKVRIKCRDGVERRGVIGMLAPHLQDKKSKGKVPGFDELFIDISMNSDYEAVQPGDLVVVDFKALELNGKVIGKALDDRACCAVSILTAKELEKFTLRPDVYFVFTSREEIGVFGAKVAAEGIRPDLGIAMDVTHDNSEFDISIGKGPAISVGGPNIDKKYFDKLDKTAKKHNIPVQYEFAAGRTGTDADMVQISGTGIPTLLMSLPQMYMHTPVEVIDTKDVENSVRLLVEFLSELEEGEKDEV; translated from the coding sequence TTGAAGATTACAGAGCTACTCAGAGATCTTTCAAACTCTTTTGGCCCGGTTGGATATGAAGATGAAACCCGTCAACTTATACACGAAAGGATAAGCCCTTTTGTTGATGAGGTGAATATTGATAGCATGGGAAACTTGATTGCATTGAAGAAAGGCAACACAGGCAAAAGAGTCGCGATTTTTACCCATATGGACGAGATTTCGCTTGTAATCTCTAAAACGGATGAACGCGGTTTTGCCAGATTCGAAGGGCTTGGCGGCATTGATCCCAAGGTTTTGATTTCGCAAAAGGTGAGAATTAAGTGCCGGGATGGTGTTGAACGTCGTGGAGTCATAGGAATGCTTGCTCCGCACCTTCAGGATAAAAAATCGAAGGGAAAGGTTCCCGGTTTTGACGAGTTGTTCATAGATATCTCTATGAATTCCGATTATGAAGCTGTCCAGCCTGGGGATCTGGTAGTTGTAGATTTCAAGGCTCTCGAATTGAACGGGAAAGTAATTGGCAAGGCTCTGGACGACCGGGCTTGTTGCGCTGTATCTATTTTAACTGCAAAAGAACTTGAGAAGTTTACACTCCGACCCGATGTCTATTTTGTTTTTACATCAAGGGAAGAGATAGGGGTTTTTGGTGCCAAGGTCGCTGCTGAAGGCATCAGACCAGATCTGGGAATTGCTATGGATGTTACCCATGACAACTCGGAGTTTGACATAAGCATTGGAAAGGGTCCGGCAATTTCAGTTGGCGGTCCGAACATTGACAAAAAGTATTTTGATAAATTGGACAAGACTGCAAAGAAACACAACATCCCCGTGCAGTATGAATTTGCTGCTGGAAGAACAGGGACAGATGCTGATATGGTTCAGATTTCTGGAACAGGTATTCCGACGCTGCTCATGTCTTTACCCCAAATGTATATGCATACTCCAGTTGAAGTAATCGACACAAAAGATGTTGAGAATAGCGTAAGGCTTCTGGTAGAGTTCCTTTCAGAACTGGAAGAAGGTGAAAAGGATGAAGTTTGA
- the minC gene encoding septum site-determining protein MinC has product MPIDFRMTKRGLILLIEAYTSIEALKQEIMSKFAEAKDFFSEGDEISLMLTQETSKPDDIVNIVSLLNNMGVRVKDILVGSLEKKNVKIGQKYNLVREKVTEVRGAAVVKRNLRSGQIVVHNYDVIVMGNIHAGAEIIAGGSIVVFGSARGILRAGYSVGNEAIIAALELSPSLLQIGGTISQDYERLNIPAVAHIRTGRIVVESVDNMKFETKGGTI; this is encoded by the coding sequence TTGCCTATTGATTTTCGGATGACAAAAAGAGGCTTGATTCTGCTTATAGAAGCCTATACAAGTATTGAAGCCCTTAAGCAGGAGATTATGTCAAAGTTCGCTGAAGCGAAAGATTTCTTTTCAGAGGGCGACGAGATTTCGCTTATGCTTACCCAGGAAACAAGCAAACCCGATGACATTGTCAATATCGTTTCCCTTTTGAACAACATGGGTGTCAGAGTTAAAGATATTCTTGTTGGTAGTCTGGAAAAGAAAAATGTGAAGATCGGGCAAAAATACAATCTTGTCAGGGAAAAAGTTACAGAAGTAAGGGGAGCAGCGGTCGTAAAGCGGAATCTTCGTTCTGGACAGATTGTTGTGCATAATTACGATGTTATTGTAATGGGAAATATCCACGCTGGTGCTGAAATTATTGCAGGCGGAAGCATAGTTGTATTTGGCTCAGCGCGGGGTATCTTGAGAGCGGGGTATTCTGTTGGGAATGAAGCTATAATAGCTGCCCTCGAGCTTTCACCTTCCTTGCTACAAATAGGCGGGACGATTTCTCAGGATTATGAAAGGCTGAATATCCCAGCAGTAGCTCATATAAGGACTGGAAGAATAGTTGTTGAGAGTGTTGATAATATGAAATTTGAAACAAAGGGGGGGACGATTTGA
- a CDS encoding carbohydrate binding domain-containing protein yields MTGKAIAVWSVIVLSAIAILFGAWKDLEREKFFSGSVISNGDFSSEIVNDQENNPGEWFIWEAGKYGISGATVADYGVSNGTAFVDVANAGPESWHIQFNQWVELENEQAYLITFKAKANTEKSINVKILQTHEPWTNYFAETVQLNEEWQTFEFYYLHSRTSDKVVTFGFELGKDPAATVYFKDIVVKPVDKSLLPPKEEVADEGETIDYYFDEEEPGNLINNGDFSAGIVNDQGSMPFEWWIWQAGDYNISGAKVSEYGVKDGAAYLVLADTGTDSWHIQFDQWINMKQGNTYKITLKAKADTPRAINLKLVQTGAPYGMFFSETLNLETEWQVFEFEYTHPDDGDPIVNFSIELGAGAPTTVYFDDVAVEPITSE; encoded by the coding sequence ATGACAGGAAAGGCTATTGCCGTCTGGTCTGTTATTGTGCTATCAGCAATTGCGATTTTATTTGGTGCATGGAAAGATCTGGAGAGGGAAAAATTCTTTAGCGGCAGTGTAATAAGTAACGGAGATTTTAGCTCTGAAATAGTGAATGATCAGGAAAACAATCCGGGTGAATGGTTTATATGGGAAGCCGGGAAATACGGAATCAGCGGCGCGACAGTTGCCGATTATGGCGTCTCGAATGGTACAGCATTTGTTGATGTAGCAAACGCTGGTCCTGAGTCCTGGCATATTCAATTCAATCAATGGGTAGAACTTGAAAATGAACAGGCTTACCTCATTACATTCAAAGCGAAGGCCAATACTGAGAAATCCATTAATGTCAAGATATTGCAAACACATGAGCCATGGACGAATTACTTTGCTGAAACCGTTCAGTTAAACGAAGAATGGCAAACCTTTGAATTTTATTACTTGCACTCAAGAACCTCTGATAAAGTGGTGACCTTTGGTTTTGAATTGGGGAAAGATCCTGCTGCAACTGTCTATTTCAAGGATATTGTTGTCAAACCCGTTGATAAGTCACTGCTGCCGCCAAAAGAAGAAGTTGCTGACGAAGGAGAGACAATTGATTATTACTTTGATGAAGAAGAGCCCGGAAATTTGATCAACAATGGGGATTTCAGCGCTGGAATAGTTAACGATCAAGGTAGCATGCCCTTTGAATGGTGGATCTGGCAGGCTGGAGATTACAACATCAGTGGTGCTAAAGTTTCTGAATATGGCGTAAAAGATGGAGCTGCATATCTCGTACTTGCAGACACCGGAACAGATTCATGGCATATTCAGTTCGATCAATGGATTAATATGAAGCAGGGAAATACATACAAAATCACCTTGAAGGCAAAAGCAGATACACCAAGAGCGATAAATCTAAAATTAGTGCAAACCGGTGCGCCTTACGGTATGTTTTTCAGCGAAACATTGAATCTGGAGACTGAATGGCAGGTTTTTGAATTTGAATACACGCATCCAGACGATGGTGATCCGATAGTGAACTTCAGCATAGAACTCGGTGCAGGAGCTCCTACAACAGTATATTTTGACGATGTGGCGGTAGAACCCATCACATCTGAATAA
- a CDS encoding ABC transporter substrate-binding protein, protein MKKVRFWLSLILMIILAASLFAVKITVSVWSWDVDNYKKLAEEFNKYYPDIEVVIIANEPDVNGFLTAKVAARQPLPDVVAQSWEPLSYPVSQGWVYPLNEFLKDDPYYDYVPDSVKNAFKYNDKVYALGERLHFEAIVLNLDLLKKLNLPTPGYDWTVNEFKNYLRRATTREYSGINQLWEFDTFMSAVLSDKTTFWSFDPEKREFDLVDGGWIPAITLQKELKSIPGLVSDDLINEELRNQGQLDDYQKKFGQDADAFRESKVLAGFEATYDWSWVRTLPWDFDYYPLPHDPQIGMRIPVHINYTFVTATTKYPKEAFLFARFLTYDPRGVIARLNLYNTEENGRLIDWFVPATMHPDVLSHFEEMKIPAGIKYMLNNLDKTVRIDMWKTVPGWFEIIWDIIFPVNERIRSGQVQPQAVAAETQEKANLLLKEKWSVFEAKLAKAEKNFQKIRKQIEGK, encoded by the coding sequence ATGAAAAAAGTTAGATTTTGGCTTTCGTTAATTCTGATGATTATTCTTGCGGCGTCTCTTTTTGCTGTGAAAATAACCGTTTCCGTATGGAGCTGGGATGTCGATAATTACAAAAAGCTCGCTGAGGAATTCAACAAGTATTATCCAGACATCGAAGTTGTTATCATCGCAAACGAACCAGATGTAAATGGCTTCCTTACCGCAAAAGTTGCAGCAAGGCAACCTCTTCCAGATGTCGTTGCTCAATCATGGGAACCTCTTTCATACCCGGTGTCACAGGGTTGGGTTTACCCACTGAATGAATTCCTGAAAGACGACCCATACTATGATTATGTTCCAGACAGCGTGAAAAACGCTTTTAAGTACAACGACAAAGTATACGCTCTGGGAGAAAGATTGCACTTTGAAGCAATAGTTTTGAATCTTGATTTACTCAAAAAGCTTAATTTGCCTACTCCTGGATATGACTGGACGGTTAATGAATTCAAGAACTATTTGCGCCGGGCCACTACCAGGGAGTATTCAGGCATAAACCAGCTCTGGGAATTTGATACGTTCATGAGCGCAGTATTGAGTGATAAAACAACATTCTGGAGTTTTGATCCCGAAAAAAGGGAGTTTGACCTCGTAGATGGCGGGTGGATTCCGGCCATAACATTACAGAAAGAACTCAAATCGATACCCGGTCTTGTATCAGATGACCTTATAAATGAAGAACTCAGAAACCAGGGACAACTTGACGATTATCAGAAAAAATTCGGGCAGGACGCCGATGCATTCAGAGAGTCAAAGGTTTTAGCTGGATTTGAAGCAACATACGATTGGAGCTGGGTAAGGACTTTACCATGGGATTTTGACTATTATCCCTTGCCACATGACCCTCAAATAGGTATGAGGATACCCGTGCACATCAATTACACCTTCGTCACGGCTACAACGAAATATCCAAAGGAAGCCTTCTTATTCGCAAGGTTCCTTACATATGATCCGAGAGGAGTTATTGCCAGGCTCAATCTGTATAATACAGAAGAAAATGGAAGACTTATCGATTGGTTTGTGCCTGCTACAATGCATCCCGATGTACTGTCACATTTTGAAGAAATGAAAATACCAGCAGGCATAAAATATATGCTCAACAATCTCGATAAAACTGTCAGAATTGATATGTGGAAAACCGTTCCCGGTTGGTTCGAAATCATCTGGGATATAATATTCCCTGTTAATGAAAGGATAAGAAGTGGTCAGGTACAACCGCAGGCGGTTGCTGCTGAAACCCAGGAAAAGGCTAACCTCCTGTTAAAGGAGAAATGGAGTGTATTTGAAGCAAAACTCGCAAAAGCTGAAAAGAATTTCCAGAAAATAAGAAAACAAATCGAAGGTAAGTAG